A genomic stretch from Petrimonas mucosa includes:
- a CDS encoding L-serine ammonia-lyase — MKSLKELYRIGNGPSSSHTMGPKKAAEMFLERVPQAARYVVTLYGSLAATGKGHLTDTAILKVLEPHAPTTVEWLPRTFLPFHPNAMKLEAFSAVGSLIDSWTVYSIGGGALSDGNAIVGLSEETQKDIYPMTTISEIQAWCEQNGRTYWEYVEMHEDPDIWDHLSEVWSVMKAAVRNGLDNEGVLPGPLNLQRKAASYFIKAKGYKASLQSRGLVFAYALAVSEENAAGGRIVTAPTCGSCGVLPAILYHLEETRNFSETRILRALATAGLFGNVVKQNASISGAEVGCQGEVGVACSMAAAAASQLFGGSTAQIEYAAEMGLEHHLGMTCDPVCGLVQVPCIERNAYAAARALDANLYSSFTDGSHLVSFDRVVAVMKQTGHDLPSLYKETGEGGLARDWAYTSPER, encoded by the coding sequence ATGAAATCTTTAAAAGAGCTATACAGAATCGGCAACGGTCCCTCGAGCAGTCACACGATGGGACCCAAAAAGGCGGCAGAGATGTTTCTCGAAAGGGTGCCACAGGCTGCAAGATACGTGGTTACGCTCTACGGAAGCTTGGCGGCCACAGGAAAAGGACACTTGACCGACACCGCCATCCTGAAGGTGTTGGAGCCGCACGCACCCACTACCGTGGAATGGTTACCCAGAACATTTCTGCCGTTTCATCCCAATGCGATGAAGCTTGAAGCATTCAGTGCGGTGGGGAGCCTTATCGACAGCTGGACAGTCTACAGTATCGGCGGTGGTGCGTTGAGTGACGGCAACGCCATCGTGGGACTCAGCGAAGAGACCCAGAAGGATATCTATCCGATGACCACCATCTCCGAAATCCAGGCTTGGTGCGAACAGAACGGTAGAACCTACTGGGAATATGTCGAAATGCACGAGGATCCCGATATCTGGGACCATCTGTCTGAAGTATGGAGTGTGATGAAAGCGGCAGTAAGAAACGGCCTGGACAACGAAGGAGTATTGCCCGGCCCGCTGAATCTGCAGCGCAAGGCGGCCTCCTATTTTATCAAGGCTAAAGGCTACAAGGCTTCGCTTCAATCGCGTGGACTGGTATTTGCCTATGCACTGGCCGTCTCCGAAGAGAACGCTGCCGGCGGCAGGATTGTTACCGCACCCACTTGCGGTTCATGTGGCGTACTGCCGGCCATCCTCTACCATCTGGAAGAGACCCGGAATTTCAGTGAAACACGCATCCTGAGGGCGCTGGCCACGGCCGGTCTGTTCGGTAACGTAGTGAAACAGAATGCATCGATATCGGGTGCCGAGGTGGGTTGTCAGGGAGAGGTGGGCGTGGCCTGTTCCATGGCGGCAGCCGCGGCTAGCCAGCTCTTTGGCGGCAGTACGGCACAGATCGAGTATGCAGCCGAGATGGGACTGGAACATCACCTGGGAATGACCTGCGACCCGGTTTGTGGCCTGGTGCAGGTTCCCTGTATCGAACGGAATGCATACGCAGCTGCCCGTGCACTCGACGCCAACCTCTACTCTTCGTTTACCGACGGCAGCCACCTGGTGTCGTTCGACCGTGTGGTGGCGGTGATGAAACAGACCGGCCATGACCTCCCCTCGCTCTACAAGGAGACCGGAGAGGGAGGATTGGCTAGAGATTGGGCTTATACATCTCCTGAGCGGTAA
- a CDS encoding family 16 glycoside hydrolase, whose product MGKMMLSLLSVLILLISGCGEQEKKRILFDGGNLAGWLTEGTVNLSDSVIGMADAGKMTLKNATFTDFELLVTARTVEKGKGEVRFHTDENGNGGYAVALDNDTDHPEWWTKTGSLLSVRNLVKSIVDDNEWFDLRIRVEGKKIEVAVNDQLLVEYIEPAQPYRTPENRSQILSKGTISIQGTEGVIEIRSVEMTPLKVEKALISNQLAEAIDESTDGIIRLHQANFPVLDYHVHLKEDLTLELAKSQSRRYGINYALAPNCGIGFPIQNDAEVVEYFERMKGEPFIQAMQGEGREWPTTFSPEVRNLFNYVFTDAMTFTDRKGNRTRLWIPEEVFIDNEQEYMDLIVENIVKVMDEPMDVYVNPTFLPDVMNDRYEEFWTDERQERVIEAMVRTNKVLEINHRYKIPNKSFIQKAKAAGLKFTFGTNNSNSDFGKLEYCIEMMKECGITAQEMYKPNL is encoded by the coding sequence ATGGGTAAAATGATGTTATCCTTGCTCTCTGTTCTCATCCTTCTCATTTCGGGTTGTGGAGAACAGGAGAAGAAGAGGATCCTCTTCGACGGGGGGAATCTGGCTGGTTGGCTGACAGAAGGGACGGTTAACCTTTCCGATTCGGTAATCGGCATGGCTGATGCCGGAAAGATGACCTTGAAGAACGCGACCTTCACCGATTTTGAACTGCTAGTAACGGCAAGAACGGTGGAAAAGGGGAAGGGGGAGGTTCGCTTTCATACAGATGAAAACGGTAATGGCGGTTATGCCGTTGCCCTCGATAACGATACGGACCACCCGGAGTGGTGGACAAAAACGGGAAGTTTGTTGTCGGTCAGAAACCTTGTAAAATCGATTGTTGATGACAATGAGTGGTTCGACCTGCGTATAAGGGTAGAGGGTAAAAAGATCGAGGTGGCAGTCAACGATCAGTTGCTGGTAGAGTATATCGAACCCGCCCAACCGTACCGCACACCGGAGAACCGGTCGCAAATCCTTTCCAAGGGCACGATCTCCATTCAAGGTACCGAAGGTGTCATCGAGATACGATCTGTTGAGATGACGCCGCTGAAGGTCGAAAAGGCGTTGATCAGCAACCAGCTTGCCGAGGCGATCGACGAATCGACCGACGGGATCATCAGGTTGCACCAGGCCAATTTTCCGGTGCTCGATTATCACGTTCATCTGAAGGAGGACCTGACATTGGAGCTGGCCAAGTCTCAATCACGCCGGTACGGTATCAACTATGCGCTGGCTCCCAACTGCGGTATCGGATTTCCCATCCAAAACGATGCCGAGGTGGTGGAATATTTTGAACGGATGAAGGGAGAACCCTTTATTCAGGCTATGCAGGGAGAGGGACGCGAATGGCCGACAACCTTCTCGCCGGAGGTTCGCAACCTGTTCAATTACGTATTTACCGATGCGATGACCTTTACCGACCGCAAAGGCAACAGAACCCGCCTCTGGATCCCGGAAGAGGTATTTATCGACAATGAACAGGAGTATATGGACCTGATTGTGGAGAATATTGTAAAGGTGATGGATGAACCGATGGATGTCTATGTAAACCCCACTTTCCTGCCTGATGTGATGAACGACCGTTATGAGGAGTTCTGGACGGATGAACGTCAGGAGAGGGTGATCGAAGCCATGGTGAGAACCAATAAGGTGCTGGAGATCAACCACAGGTATAAAATCCCCAACAAGTCGTTCATTCAGAAGGCCAAAGCCGCGGGACTCAAGTTCACGTTCGGGACCAACAACTCCAACTCCGATTTTGGCAAGCTGGAATATTGCATCGAGATGATGAAAGAGTGCGGTATTACCGCTCAGGAGATGTATAAGCCCAATCTCTAG
- a CDS encoding methylated-DNA--[protein]-cysteine S-methyltransferase, with product MVTIIPMNKKELSGEVISYSLHTTGYGQAVIASTSIGVCYVGFGEREKVLNDLKKRYGGATVQEKYLPLHQHVLNHLEKGDASDLTLHVAGTGFQLSVWNALLQIPVGEVSSYKAVAQAIGKPKAVRAVGSAIGNNPVSCIIPCHRVVRSDGRLGGYFWGTEIKRSMLEREAQTAGIRY from the coding sequence ATGGTTACAATTATTCCGATGAACAAAAAGGAGCTGAGTGGTGAAGTGATCAGCTATTCCCTTCATACAACCGGCTATGGCCAGGCAGTTATTGCCTCCACCTCGATTGGGGTCTGCTATGTGGGTTTCGGTGAAAGGGAGAAGGTGCTGAACGATCTGAAAAAGCGATATGGTGGCGCGACAGTGCAGGAAAAGTATCTTCCACTGCATCAGCATGTGTTGAACCATCTCGAAAAGGGTGATGCTTCGGACCTTACGCTCCACGTTGCGGGAACCGGTTTTCAGTTGAGTGTCTGGAATGCGCTGCTGCAGATACCTGTCGGCGAGGTCTCATCCTACAAGGCGGTAGCCCAAGCCATTGGTAAACCGAAGGCAGTTCGGGCGGTAGGATCGGCTATCGGGAATAATCCCGTATCTTGCATCATTCCCTGCCACCGTGTAGTCCGTTCCGATGGTCGTTTGGGCGGCTATTTCTGGGGAACGGAGATCAAGCGGAGCATGCTCGAGAGGGAGGCTCAGACGGCGGGAATCAGATATTAA
- a CDS encoding FAD:protein FMN transferase, whose product MGLGKIFSGVILLLLLTSCQSARKGGNYSYHHNSGEIFHTSYHIKYAYGESLENEILAELERFEHSLNPFRENTVITNINNNLPVKPDPLFMEVFSKAMEVSRVSEGKFDITASPLIDAWGFGFKNIDKVTPEIIDSLKQFVGYEKIWIDNEGNVVKSDPRVQLNTSAIAKGYSCDLVARLLDSYGVENYMVEIGGEIVAKGVNDKGVCWRIGVDRPIDDNTGLQHELQTILSLCDKALATSGNYRNYYVKEGRKYAHTIDPQTGYPSEQDILGATVIADDCMTADAYATAFMASGLEKSKEIASKIPGLHYYFIYVKADSTLDIAYSEGFEQFFAD is encoded by the coding sequence ATGGGTTTAGGAAAAATATTTTCAGGAGTGATCCTCCTGCTGCTGCTCACTTCATGCCAATCGGCACGGAAGGGCGGTAACTACTCATACCACCATAACAGTGGCGAGATCTTCCATACCTCCTACCACATCAAATATGCCTATGGAGAGTCGCTGGAAAATGAGATCCTGGCAGAACTGGAGCGATTTGAACACTCCCTGAACCCCTTCAGGGAGAATACGGTGATTACCAACATAAACAACAATCTCCCGGTGAAACCCGACCCGCTCTTTATGGAGGTTTTCTCCAAGGCGATGGAGGTGTCGAGGGTAAGTGAAGGCAAATTCGACATTACCGCTTCACCCCTTATCGATGCTTGGGGATTCGGGTTCAAGAACATCGATAAGGTTACGCCGGAAATTATCGACAGCCTGAAGCAGTTTGTAGGCTATGAGAAGATATGGATCGACAATGAAGGCAATGTGGTCAAGTCAGATCCGAGGGTACAATTAAACACCTCTGCCATTGCAAAGGGCTACTCATGCGATCTGGTTGCCCGGTTACTGGATAGCTACGGCGTTGAAAACTATATGGTTGAGATCGGAGGTGAAATAGTGGCCAAAGGGGTGAACGACAAAGGGGTATGTTGGCGCATCGGGGTGGACAGGCCGATTGACGACAATACCGGATTGCAGCATGAACTTCAGACCATCCTGTCGCTTTGCGACAAGGCGTTGGCCACATCGGGAAATTATCGTAACTACTATGTGAAGGAAGGGCGGAAGTATGCCCACACCATCGATCCACAGACCGGTTACCCGTCGGAACAGGATATCCTGGGAGCAACCGTGATTGCCGATGATTGCATGACCGCCGATGCCTACGCCACGGCATTCATGGCTTCGGGACTGGAAAAGTCGAAAGAGATCGCCAGCAAGATCCCCGGATTGCACTACTATTTCATTTATGTGAAAGCAGACAGCACCCTCGACATTGCCTATTCCGAGGGGTTCGAACAGTTTTTTGCCGATTAA
- a CDS encoding nitroreductase family protein yields the protein MKLDEIIHSRRSVRKFKSQPIEPDIIESIIESARLAPSAVNFQPWKFYVCASEEAKRAIRESYPREWFNSAPLYILACGDHRQSWKRQVDGKDHLDIDIAIAVEHMVLKITDLGLGTCWVCNFNPDVIKEKLSLDEGVEPIALLPVGYPQTEEVAPAGEKKRKALNEITIWV from the coding sequence ATGAAACTCGACGAGATTATCCATTCGCGCAGATCGGTTCGAAAATTCAAGAGTCAACCTATTGAACCTGATATTATTGAGTCGATAATTGAAAGTGCACGTTTAGCTCCGTCGGCGGTAAACTTCCAACCCTGGAAGTTTTATGTCTGCGCCTCTGAAGAGGCCAAGCGGGCCATACGGGAAAGCTACCCGAGGGAGTGGTTCAACAGTGCGCCACTCTACATTCTGGCGTGCGGCGACCATCGGCAATCGTGGAAACGTCAGGTTGACGGCAAGGATCACCTCGATATCGACATAGCAATTGCAGTTGAACATATGGTGTTGAAAATCACTGATCTTGGATTGGGGACCTGCTGGGTCTGCAATTTCAATCCAGATGTCATAAAAGAGAAATTGTCTCTCGACGAGGGGGTTGAACCGATTGCGTTGCTGCCCGTCGGTTATCCGCAAACCGAAGAGGTGGCTCCAGCGGGAGAGAAGAAAAGAAAAGCGTTAAACGAGATTACCATATGGGTTTAG